One Gossypium raimondii isolate GPD5lz chromosome 3, ASM2569854v1, whole genome shotgun sequence genomic window carries:
- the LOC105796343 gene encoding putative F-box/FBD/LRR-repeat protein At5g22670, producing the protein MAMCSEDRISSLPDHILCHILSFLPLKEAVRTSVISTKWRYLFASISTIEFDDSLLSGLTDRNVDSFKNFVDRLLKFPDQVSLDCFRLSDGISLNDEDHDFDVSGWICAALCRGVKEIDLFLDYFGCVLTVPAVLFTCHSLVTLKLNAECRKIDVPSDVCLGNLKTLQLRNTVVDGDSIHRLISNCHVLEDLAFIECHLMYASALNIKTPSLKRLVLDLDVVEYGDFNNVVVINAPNLEKADISIYLFGFSDRETSATHLIQGIIQGICTVRSLNLTINDLIFRTCRLPIFHNLIKFEYGVLGSNGRETWLVEFLHCAPNLNTLTLNFLVVVETQWKVLHMEVPSCLSLHLKEIKILNFKGDMRMFEMISYFLDNAMVLEKLMIGMKSLSETQQSIVFNQLLQLPKSSKKCQVVIF; encoded by the exons ATGGCGATGTGTTCCGAAGACAGAATCAGTAGTTTACCGGATCATATTCTTTGTCATATTTTGTCTTTCCTTCCTCTTAAAGAAGCAGTTCGAACCTCTGTTATTTCAACCAAGTGGAGATACCTCTTTGCTTCAATTTCTACCATTGAATTTGATGATAGTTTACTGAGTGGTTTGACTGACAGAAATGTTGACAGCTTCAAGAACTTTGTTGATAGGTTATTGAAATTCCCCGATCAGGTAAGTTTAGATTGCTTTAGGCTAAGTGATGGGATTTCATTGAATGATGAAGATCATGATTTTGATGTTTCTGGTTGGATATGTGCTGCATTGTGCCGTGGTGTTAAGGAAATTGATTTGTTCTTAGATTATTTTGGGTGTGTTCTCACTGTACCAGCTGTTTTATTCACTTGCCACTCACTGGTGACACTGAAATTGAATGCAGAATGTCGTAAGATTGATGTCCCATCTGACGTTTGTTTAGGAAATCTGAAGACTTTGCAGCTTAGAAACACTGTAGTTGACGGTGATTCCATTCATAGGTTAATTTCCAATTGCCATGTCTTAGAAGATTTGGCTTTTATTGAATGTCATCTTATGTATGCAAGTGCGCTCAATATCAAAACTCCTTCTCTTAAGAGATTGGTTTTAGATTTGGATGTGGTAGAATACGGAGATTTCAATAATGTGGTGGTGATTAATGCTCCAAATCTTGAAAAAGCCGATATTAGCATCTATCTGTTTGGTTTCAGTGATCGTGAAACAAGTGCAACTCATCTTATTCAAGGAATTATTCAAGGAATTTGCACTGTGCGGTCTCtgaatttaaccattaatgACCTG ATTTTCCGAACGTGTCGACTTCCTATATTTCACAAccttattaaatttgaatatggtGTTCTTGGTTCTAATGGGAGAGAAACTTGGCTTGTGGAGTTTCTACATTGTGCGCCTAATCTAAATACGCTTACCCTCAATTTTCTG GTTGTTGTGGAAACTCAATGGAAGGTTCTACATATGGAAGTTCCTTCTTGTTTGTCTTTGCACCTCAAggagattaaaattttgaactttaagGGAGACATGCgaatgtttgaaatgattaGTTATTTCTTGGATAATGCTATGGTCTTGGAAAAGCTCATGATAGGAATGAAATCCCTGTCCGAGACACAACAATCGATTGTCTTCAACCAATTACTGCAGTTACCTAAGAGTTCAAAGAAATGTCAAGTTGTGATTTTCTAG